The following coding sequences lie in one Chionomys nivalis chromosome 8, mChiNiv1.1, whole genome shotgun sequence genomic window:
- the LOC130879919 gene encoding HIG1 domain family member 1A, mitochondrial-like, which produces MIMASITQVLEQQLVEVILETITLTMATGLSLSSYDKGQGSKFIRKAKETPFVPIVMAGFAAIVGYGLYKLKNRGNTKMSIHLIHMRVAAQGFVVGAMTLGMGYSMYKEFWAKPKP; this is translated from the exons ATGATCATGGCAAGTATTACTCAGGTCCTTGAGCAGCAGTTG GTTGAAGTAATATTAGAGACAATTACACTAACAATGGCTACAGGG ctTTCCCTTTCTTCGTACGACAAAGGTCAGGGGTCTAAGTTTATTCGGAAAGCTAAGGAGACACCGTTTGTCCCCATTGTAATGGCAGGCTTTGCAGCAATTGTTGGGTACGGGCTGTACAAACTGAAGAACCGGGGAAATACAAAGATGTCCATCCACTTGATCCACATGCGTGTGGCCGCCCAGGGCTTTGTTGTTGGAGCCATGACTCTCGGCATGGGCTATTCCATGTATAAGGAATTCTGGGCCAAGCCTAAGCCGTAG